The Cellulosilyticum sp. I15G10I2 genome has a segment encoding these proteins:
- a CDS encoding DEAD/DEAH box helicase, which translates to MIIESILFNQLEITEEIKKAVTDMGFEETTPIQTKAIPVILEGKDVIAQAPTGTGKTCAFGIPAIEAIQTDNDKVQVLILCPTRELVIQTSEELKSLYKYKEGVRALPIYGGQQIDRQILALKKRPQIIIGTPGRVMDHLRRKTLKFEHLNMIVLDEADEMLNMGFREDIDIILESVPEERQFVLFSATLPKAIMDIANKYQKDAVKINVVHKVMTVPTVEQFYLETRESSKVEVLSRIIDANNFKLSVVFCNTKKRVDDLCKDLQTRGYSAEALHGDMKQLQRDNVMGRFRSGLIDILIATDVAARGIDVDDIDAVFNYDVPSDEEYYVHRIGRTGRAKREGVSYTFAAGRELSKLRDIQKYTKSKIKLIKPPTIEDIKENKLSGILDEVKDVLEQGKLTKYVKYIEQMLDELGDVSQDNYATSLELAAAFLKMTMKKTIMGSSKDVKPEDLSSGMSASIDAYEGNMVRLFINVGKKDNLQINDLVKFIASNTNIEGKSIGKVDMLDKFSFFEIPKTHLGEAMSNLIDQTLKGRKVNLEVANKKQGGRGGRSSQGGSQGSGNKSYSRR; encoded by the coding sequence ATGATCATAGAAAGTATATTATTTAATCAATTAGAAATTACAGAAGAAATTAAAAAAGCCGTTACAGATATGGGCTTTGAAGAAACAACACCTATTCAGACAAAAGCTATACCCGTTATCCTAGAAGGAAAAGACGTTATAGCACAGGCACCTACTGGAACAGGAAAAACCTGTGCATTTGGTATTCCGGCAATTGAGGCGATACAGACAGACAATGATAAAGTACAAGTTCTTATACTTTGTCCAACACGTGAGCTTGTTATTCAGACATCAGAAGAATTAAAATCTTTATATAAGTATAAAGAAGGTGTACGTGCACTGCCAATCTATGGCGGTCAGCAGATTGACAGACAGATTCTTGCGCTTAAAAAAAGACCTCAAATTATTATTGGAACACCAGGAAGGGTTATGGACCACTTGCGTCGTAAAACGCTTAAATTTGAACATCTTAATATGATAGTACTTGATGAAGCCGATGAAATGCTTAATATGGGTTTTCGTGAAGATATAGATATTATCTTAGAAAGTGTACCGGAAGAGAGACAATTTGTACTCTTTTCAGCAACACTGCCTAAGGCAATTATGGATATTGCAAACAAATACCAAAAAGATGCAGTAAAGATCAATGTAGTTCACAAAGTGATGACAGTGCCTACAGTAGAACAATTTTATCTTGAAACGAGAGAAAGCAGTAAGGTTGAAGTTTTATCTCGTATAATAGATGCTAATAATTTCAAGCTTTCAGTGGTATTTTGTAATACTAAAAAGAGAGTGGATGATCTTTGTAAGGATCTTCAGACAAGAGGTTATAGTGCAGAAGCGCTTCATGGTGATATGAAGCAATTACAAAGAGATAATGTTATGGGACGCTTCAGAAGCGGACTTATAGATATTCTGATTGCCACAGATGTAGCAGCCAGAGGCATCGATGTAGATGATATTGATGCCGTATTTAACTATGATGTGCCTAGTGATGAAGAATACTATGTGCATAGAATAGGCAGAACTGGACGCGCAAAAAGAGAAGGTGTATCTTATACTTTTGCTGCCGGCAGAGAGCTTAGCAAACTTAGAGATATCCAGAAGTATACAAAAAGTAAAATTAAGCTTATTAAACCACCAACTATAGAAGATATTAAAGAAAATAAATTATCTGGTATATTAGATGAAGTTAAGGATGTTTTAGAGCAAGGCAAGTTAACTAAATACGTTAAATATATCGAACAAATGTTAGATGAACTCGGTGATGTAAGCCAAGATAACTATGCAACCTCTTTAGAACTTGCAGCAGCTTTTCTTAAAATGACTATGAAAAAAACTATTATGGGTTCTTCAAAAGACGTAAAACCAGAAGATTTAAGTTCAGGAATGAGCGCGAGCATAGATGCTTACGAAGGAAATATGGTAAGACTCTTTATCAACGTTGGTAAAAAAGACAACCTTCAAATCAATGACCTTGTTAAGTTTATTGCATCGAATACCAATATAGAAGGCAAATCAATAGGCAAAGTAGATATGTTAGATAAATTCTCTTTCTTCGAAATACCAAAAACACATTTGGGAGAAGCAATGTCTAATCTTATTGACCAAACCTTAAAAGGCAGAAAAGTTAACCTTGAAGTTGCCAATAAAAAACAAGGTGGACGCGGCGGACGCAGCAGCCAAGGCGGTTCACAAGGATCTGGTAATAAAAGCTATAGCAGAAGATAA